A DNA window from Sphingopyxis macrogoltabida contains the following coding sequences:
- a CDS encoding NAD(P)(+) transhydrogenase (Re/Si-specific) subunit beta, which yields MDIQSILSAATGGHGLAVNPWAAVAYLVAGVLFILSLRGLSSPATAQSGNRFGMIGMTIAVVTTLLTHMPMKVGDAMNSYVGIDPVALAEILAAIGIGAVIGIVMARKIAMTAMPQLVAAFHSLVGLAAVAVAAAAYLNPLAFGIADAAGQIHTVSRIEMGLGIAIGAITFSGSVIAFLKLNGNMSGSPIMLPGRHIINLGTLAAIIGLVAYFTVDQSPWVFWTVTGLSFVIGFLLIIPIGGADMPVVVSMLNSYSGWAAAAMGFTLGNTAMIITGALVGSSGAILSYIMCRAMNRSFISVIAGGFGADDSGGGAGGTKEQRPWKPGSADDAAFLMSQAENVIIVPGYGMAVAQAQHALREMGDLLKKEGVNVKYAIHPVAGRMPGHMNVLLAEANVPYDEVFELEDINGEFAQCDVAFVIGANDVTNPSAKTDKSSPIYGMPVLDVEKAKTVLFVKRSMGGVGYAGVDNDVFYMDQTMMLLGDAKKMTDDIVKALNGGGH from the coding sequence ATGGACATCCAGTCGATCCTTTCCGCCGCGACCGGCGGCCATGGCCTTGCCGTCAACCCGTGGGCGGCCGTCGCCTATCTGGTCGCCGGCGTCCTCTTCATCCTCTCGCTGCGCGGGCTTTCGTCGCCGGCGACGGCGCAGAGTGGCAACCGTTTCGGCATGATCGGAATGACGATCGCGGTCGTCACCACCTTGCTGACGCATATGCCGATGAAGGTCGGCGATGCCATGAACAGCTATGTCGGCATCGATCCCGTCGCCTTGGCCGAAATCCTCGCCGCGATCGGTATCGGGGCGGTGATCGGTATCGTCATGGCGCGCAAGATCGCGATGACCGCGATGCCGCAGCTCGTCGCGGCGTTCCACAGCCTTGTCGGCCTTGCTGCGGTGGCGGTTGCCGCCGCCGCCTATCTCAATCCGCTCGCCTTCGGCATCGCCGATGCGGCGGGACAGATCCACACCGTCAGCCGCATCGAGATGGGCCTCGGCATCGCGATCGGCGCGATCACCTTCTCGGGATCGGTCATCGCTTTCCTCAAGCTCAACGGCAATATGTCGGGTTCGCCGATCATGCTGCCGGGCCGGCACATCATCAATCTCGGCACGCTTGCCGCGATCATCGGGCTGGTCGCCTATTTCACCGTTGACCAAAGCCCGTGGGTGTTCTGGACCGTGACCGGGCTCAGCTTCGTCATCGGTTTCCTGCTGATCATCCCGATCGGCGGCGCCGACATGCCGGTCGTCGTGTCGATGCTGAACAGCTATTCGGGCTGGGCCGCGGCGGCGATGGGCTTCACGCTCGGCAACACCGCGATGATCATCACCGGCGCGCTCGTCGGCTCGTCGGGTGCGATCCTGTCGTACATCATGTGCCGCGCGATGAACCGCAGCTTCATCAGCGTCATCGCCGGCGGCTTCGGCGCCGACGATTCGGGCGGCGGTGCGGGCGGTACGAAGGAACAGCGCCCGTGGAAACCGGGCAGCGCCGACGACGCCGCCTTCCTGATGAGCCAGGCCGAAAATGTCATCATCGTCCCCGGTTACGGCATGGCGGTCGCGCAGGCGCAGCACGCGCTGCGCGAAATGGGCGACCTGCTCAAGAAGGAAGGCGTCAACGTCAAATATGCCATCCACCCGGTCGCGGGACGTATGCCCGGCCATATGAACGTGCTGCTCGCCGAAGCGAACGTCCCCTATGACGAGGTGTTCGAGCTCGAGGACATCAACGGCGAATTTGCGCAATGCGACGTCGCCTTCGTCATCGGCGCCAACGACGTGACCAACCCGTCGGCCAAGACGGACAAGTCGTCGCCGATCTATGGCATGCCCGTGCTCGACGTCGAAAAGGCGAAGACCGTGCTCTTCGTGAAGCGTTCGATGGGCGGGGTCGGCTATGCCGGCGTCGACAACGACGTCTTCTATATGGACCAGACGATGATGCTGCTCGGCGACGCCAAGAAGATGACCGACGACATCGTCAAGGCGCTGAACGGCGGCGGGCACTGA
- a CDS encoding proton-translocating transhydrogenase family protein, with protein MDFIAIFSIFVLACFVGYFVVWSVTPALHTPLMSVTNAISSVIIVGALIASAAAGSASSKWLGLAAVVMASINIFGGFAVTARMLAMYKKKER; from the coding sequence GTGGATTTCATTGCGATTTTTTCGATTTTCGTGCTGGCGTGTTTCGTCGGCTATTTCGTTGTCTGGTCGGTGACCCCGGCGCTGCACACGCCGCTGATGAGCGTCACCAATGCCATTTCGTCGGTGATCATCGTCGGCGCGCTGATCGCCAGCGCCGCGGCGGGTTCGGCCTCGTCGAAGTGGCTGGGGCTGGCCGCGGTGGTGATGGCGAGCATCAACATCTTCGGCGGTTTCGCGGTCACCGCGCGCATGCTCGCGATGTACAAGAAGAAGGAGCGCTGA
- a CDS encoding fasciclin domain-containing protein, with translation MKSHFATALIAAGLGLAGCSSKSDPAPTEKQSVASQIAATVAADPNGTIADAVAASPTHRMLATVLQQAGLAATLSGTGPFTLFAPTDDAFIQVPPTTRDGWMLPAQKQVLTGILQYHIVPGKLTVADLSAKIAADGGKTLLKTASGEELTASLSGKAILLTSASGNRATVTAPDIQQANGVVHVIDAVLLPAM, from the coding sequence ATGAAGAGCCATTTTGCAACGGCGCTGATCGCCGCAGGCCTCGGCCTGGCGGGTTGCAGCAGCAAATCCGACCCCGCACCCACCGAAAAGCAGAGCGTCGCGAGCCAGATCGCCGCGACCGTTGCGGCCGACCCGAACGGCACCATCGCCGACGCGGTCGCGGCATCGCCGACGCACAGGATGCTCGCCACCGTGTTGCAACAGGCCGGGCTTGCGGCAACCTTGTCGGGCACCGGCCCCTTCACGCTCTTCGCGCCGACCGACGACGCTTTCATCCAGGTGCCGCCAACGACGCGCGACGGCTGGATGCTGCCGGCGCAGAAACAAGTGCTTACCGGCATCCTTCAATATCATATCGTGCCGGGCAAGCTGACCGTCGCCGACCTGTCGGCGAAGATTGCGGCGGATGGCGGCAAGACCTTGCTCAAGACGGCCAGCGGCGAGGAACTGACCGCCAGCCTCAGCGGCAAGGCGATCCTGCTTACCAGCGCCAGCGGCAACCGGGCGACGGTGACGGCACCCGACATTCAGCAGGCCAACGGCGTGGTCCATGTCATCGATGCGGTGCTGCTTCCGGCGATGTGA
- a CDS encoding fasciclin domain-containing protein has translation MLRAKFFAFPLFALTAAAMTVPASYARADEGEETAAEADAAAGAMQDGWNIVQNATSSPEHKTLVQAITAAGLADTLSAAGPFTVFAPTDQAFAAVPQPMTAYLMDPVNKDHLAQVLKYHVVPGTITSTDLYAKIKAGGGKTTLTTVEGEPLTFTEVQGNIKVDGTQGSSGYVTQADVTQSNGVIHVLNGVLMPTLKAAEPAAAPAAPATGAAPAAPATDAAPATAEPAPADEAAPATDPAN, from the coding sequence ATGCTGCGTGCGAAGTTTTTCGCTTTTCCGCTTTTTGCCCTGACTGCCGCCGCGATGACCGTGCCCGCTTCTTATGCGCGGGCCGATGAAGGCGAAGAGACCGCTGCCGAAGCCGATGCCGCTGCCGGCGCCATGCAGGACGGCTGGAACATCGTCCAGAATGCGACGAGTTCGCCCGAACACAAGACGCTGGTGCAGGCGATCACCGCCGCCGGCCTCGCCGACACGCTGAGCGCCGCCGGCCCCTTCACCGTTTTCGCGCCGACCGATCAGGCCTTTGCCGCGGTGCCGCAGCCGATGACCGCCTATCTGATGGATCCGGTCAACAAGGATCATCTGGCGCAGGTGCTCAAATATCACGTCGTCCCCGGGACGATCACCTCGACCGACCTTTATGCGAAGATCAAGGCCGGCGGTGGTAAGACCACGCTGACCACGGTCGAAGGCGAGCCGCTGACCTTCACCGAGGTGCAGGGCAACATCAAGGTCGACGGCACGCAGGGCAGCTCGGGCTATGTCACCCAGGCCGACGTCACCCAGTCGAACGGCGTCATCCACGTCCTCAACGGCGTGCTGATGCCGACGCTGAAGGCAGCAGAGCCCGCCGCGGCACCGGCCGCGCCCGCGACCGGCGCGGCTCCGGCCGCACCGGCAACTGACGCTGCACCGGCGACGGCCGAGCCTGCTCCGGCGGACGAAGCTGCTCCGGCAACCGACCCTGCGAACTGA
- a CDS encoding NAD(P) transhydrogenase subunit alpha → MRIAVLKELAAGETRVAATPETVKKFIGLGAEVAVESGAGEAASIADADYGAAGASVGSRADALKGANIILAIQGPDPKGLKGFADGAWLAAGLNPFGERARVDDYAKLGLEALAMEFMPRITRAQSMDILSSQANLAGYKAVLMAANAYGRAFPMMMTAAGTVSAAKAFVMGVGVAGLQAIATARRLGAQVSATDVRAATKEQILSLGAKPIFVETVAGIEGEGAGGYATEMSDEYKAAQAELVSSHIAKQDIVITTALIPGRPAPRLISDAQLATMRAGSVIVDMAAESGGNVEGAVAGEAKRIHGVTVIGAQNIAALMPADTSALFSRNLFNFLSAFWDKEAGKPVLDEEIGNAVRLTQGGKVVNERLLG, encoded by the coding sequence ATGCGCATCGCTGTGCTGAAGGAACTCGCCGCTGGCGAGACCCGCGTCGCTGCAACACCCGAAACCGTGAAGAAATTCATCGGATTGGGCGCTGAAGTTGCGGTCGAGTCCGGGGCGGGCGAAGCCGCTTCGATCGCCGACGCCGACTATGGCGCCGCGGGCGCGAGCGTCGGCAGCCGCGCCGATGCGCTGAAGGGCGCGAACATCATCCTCGCCATCCAGGGCCCCGACCCGAAGGGGCTCAAGGGCTTCGCCGACGGTGCCTGGCTCGCTGCCGGCCTCAACCCGTTCGGCGAGCGTGCGCGCGTCGACGACTATGCCAAGCTCGGTCTCGAAGCGCTGGCGATGGAATTCATGCCGCGCATCACGCGCGCGCAGTCGATGGACATCCTGTCCAGCCAGGCGAACCTCGCGGGTTACAAGGCGGTGCTGATGGCGGCGAACGCCTATGGCCGCGCCTTTCCGATGATGATGACCGCTGCCGGGACCGTCAGCGCCGCCAAGGCGTTCGTGATGGGCGTCGGCGTCGCGGGCCTTCAGGCGATCGCGACCGCACGCCGCCTCGGCGCCCAGGTCAGCGCGACCGACGTGCGCGCCGCGACCAAGGAACAGATTCTCAGCCTCGGCGCCAAGCCGATCTTCGTCGAGACGGTCGCGGGGATCGAGGGCGAGGGCGCGGGCGGCTATGCCACCGAAATGTCCGACGAATATAAGGCGGCACAGGCCGAGCTCGTGTCGTCGCACATCGCCAAGCAGGATATCGTGATCACCACCGCGCTGATCCCGGGGCGCCCCGCACCGCGGCTGATCAGCGACGCGCAGCTCGCGACGATGCGCGCGGGCAGCGTCATCGTCGACATGGCGGCCGAAAGCGGCGGCAATGTCGAGGGCGCGGTCGCCGGCGAGGCGAAGCGCATCCACGGCGTGACCGTGATCGGCGCGCAGAATATCGCCGCATTAATGCCCGCCGACACCAGCGCGCTGTTCAGCCGCAACCTGTTCAACTTCCTCTCCGCCTTCTGGGACAAGGAAGCCGGCAAGCCCGTGCTCGACGAGGAAATCGGCAACGCCGTGCGGCTGACGCAGGGCGGCAAGGTCGTGAACGAGCGACTGCTGGGGTGA
- a CDS encoding aa3-type cytochrome c oxidase subunit IV, whose product MAQQEMKAAEETYTGFLSLLKIGSIITAIVTVFVVLLIAS is encoded by the coding sequence ATGGCACAGCAGGAAATGAAGGCAGCGGAAGAAACCTACACGGGGTTCCTCAGCCTGCTGAAAATCGGATCGATCATCACTGCGATCGTCACCGTTTTCGTCGTCCTTCTCATCGCTTCCTGA
- a CDS encoding sigma-54-dependent transcriptional regulator has product MASTRDTRMVMIVDSEPAQQRFLAALVSRGGWRSVVAADTDTALAKLGTQEGMALDAVIVDQGISGLSIPEFVAELRRWRPALPLIVITMRNGVEVAVGAMRAGASDFVQKPIAPDRLLSALDRIVSTSGPQGELRPLTEKLRAPLAFEEIIGSSPNFRSALAIAAKAARARVPVMINGRPGTGKEVFARAIHSASPRARGALVMVDCSAVSPGLIGSGLFGHERGAFPGAFDRQVGRLVQADAGSIIIDHVECIPLETQAKLVEFLNTGEVQMIGGSIRQSVDVRIIATSASPLDKLIEAGHFREDLFYALSSAQFTLPSLSERRGDVGPLARHLLQRISSLPGMGTIGVTDDALRLLAAYAWPGNVRQLQDVLFRAAVESKTDVLTSADFKAIEATLGGSGGVTSDGNVAINGEAIGVTLYLPDGNLRPLEEIEADVIRLAIGHYRGRMSEVARRLGIGRSTLYRKLADLGIDTAA; this is encoded by the coding sequence ATGGCAAGTACGCGCGACACGCGAATGGTGATGATCGTCGACAGCGAGCCTGCCCAGCAGCGCTTTCTGGCGGCACTCGTCTCGCGCGGCGGCTGGCGCAGCGTCGTCGCCGCCGATACCGACACCGCGCTCGCCAAACTGGGCACGCAGGAGGGCATGGCGCTCGACGCGGTGATCGTCGACCAGGGCATCTCCGGGCTGTCGATCCCCGAATTCGTTGCCGAACTGCGCCGCTGGCGCCCCGCGCTGCCGCTGATCGTCATCACGATGCGCAACGGGGTCGAGGTCGCGGTCGGCGCGATGCGCGCCGGGGCGAGCGATTTCGTCCAGAAACCCATCGCCCCCGACCGCCTGCTCAGCGCGCTCGATCGCATCGTTTCGACGAGCGGCCCGCAGGGCGAACTCCGCCCGCTCACCGAAAAATTGCGCGCCCCGCTCGCTTTCGAGGAAATCATCGGGTCGAGCCCCAATTTCCGCAGCGCGCTGGCCATTGCCGCCAAGGCGGCGCGGGCGCGCGTACCGGTGATGATCAACGGCCGCCCCGGCACCGGCAAGGAAGTTTTCGCCCGCGCGATCCACAGCGCCAGCCCGCGCGCCCGCGGCGCGCTGGTGATGGTCGATTGCTCGGCGGTGTCGCCGGGCCTGATCGGATCGGGACTGTTCGGCCACGAACGCGGCGCCTTCCCCGGCGCCTTCGACCGCCAGGTCGGCCGGCTGGTGCAGGCCGATGCCGGCAGCATCATCATCGACCATGTCGAATGCATCCCGCTGGAGACGCAAGCGAAGCTCGTCGAATTCCTCAACACCGGCGAAGTCCAGATGATCGGCGGCAGCATCCGCCAGAGCGTCGACGTCCGCATCATCGCGACCAGCGCCAGCCCGCTCGACAAGCTGATCGAGGCGGGGCATTTCCGCGAAGACCTGTTCTACGCGCTGTCGTCCGCGCAATTCACCCTGCCCTCGCTCAGCGAACGCCGCGGCGACGTCGGCCCGCTGGCGCGGCATTTGCTGCAGCGGATCAGCAGCTTGCCGGGGATGGGCACGATCGGAGTTACCGACGACGCGCTGCGCCTGCTCGCCGCCTATGCCTGGCCGGGCAATGTCCGCCAGCTTCAGGACGTGCTGTTCCGCGCCGCGGTCGAAAGCAAGACCGACGTCCTTACCAGCGCCGATTTCAAGGCGATCGAGGCGACGCTCGGCGGCAGCGGCGGCGTGACGAGCGACGGCAATGTCGCGATCAACGGCGAAGCGATCGGGGTCACCCTGTACCTGCCCGACGGCAACCTCCGCCCGCTCGAAGAGATCGAGGCCGACGTCATCCGCCTTGCCATCGGCCATTATCGCGGCCGGATGAGCGAAGTGGCGCGGCGGCTCGGCATCGGCCGCTCGACGCTGTACCGCAAGCTCGCCGATCTGGGGATCGACACCGCGGCCTGA
- a CDS encoding SRPBCC family protein — protein sequence MSFDTAAQAAMVVRKVEDVTHAGEPCRAVVASRDYATGIDDLWNAITDKERIPRWFAPVEGNLSLGGRYQIKGNAGGTVTACTPPRNFALTWEFGGGTSWVEVELAETGDDSTRLTLRHIAPLDDKSEEFWDKFGPGAVGVGWDLSLLGLAWHLETGAAVQERFAEDSWPLSDEGRAFATSSSDSWTAASIAYGTAADAASRAGASTTAFYTGAAAPE from the coding sequence ATGTCGTTCGATACCGCCGCCCAGGCCGCCATGGTCGTCCGCAAGGTCGAGGATGTGACGCACGCGGGCGAGCCCTGCCGCGCCGTCGTCGCGTCGCGCGACTATGCCACCGGCATCGACGATCTGTGGAACGCGATCACCGACAAGGAACGCATCCCGCGCTGGTTCGCGCCGGTCGAAGGCAACCTTTCCCTTGGCGGCAGATATCAGATCAAGGGCAATGCCGGCGGCACCGTCACCGCATGCACGCCGCCGCGCAATTTTGCGCTGACGTGGGAGTTCGGCGGCGGGACGAGCTGGGTCGAGGTCGAACTGGCCGAAACCGGCGACGACAGCACGCGCCTGACCCTGCGCCATATCGCCCCGCTCGACGACAAGTCCGAGGAGTTCTGGGACAAATTCGGCCCCGGCGCCGTCGGCGTCGGCTGGGACCTGTCGCTACTCGGCCTCGCCTGGCACCTCGAAACCGGCGCGGCGGTGCAGGAGCGTTTTGCCGAGGATAGCTGGCCGCTGAGTGACGAAGGCCGGGCTTTTGCGACGTCGAGCAGCGATTCATGGACCGCCGCCTCGATCGCCTATGGCACCGCTGCGGATGCCGCGAGCCGCGCAGGCGCCAGCACGACCGCCTTCTATACCGGCGCCGCCGCGCCCGAATGA
- a CDS encoding ArsR/SmtB family transcription factor, with the protein MMHAFDILGDPVRRRILELLADGTQASGAIVEVIAAEFSISQPAVSQHLRILRDTGFATSRAEGRRRLYAVAPERFDEVDAWMQRFRRTWEPRFEALATEVARGKKARRERG; encoded by the coding sequence ATGATGCACGCCTTCGATATCCTCGGCGATCCGGTCCGCCGCCGTATCCTCGAACTGCTTGCGGACGGCACGCAGGCGTCGGGCGCGATCGTCGAGGTGATCGCCGCCGAATTTTCGATTTCGCAGCCTGCGGTGTCGCAGCACCTGCGTATATTGCGCGACACCGGCTTCGCGACGTCGCGCGCCGAAGGACGGCGGCGGCTCTATGCGGTCGCACCGGAGCGCTTCGACGAGGTCGATGCATGGATGCAGCGTTTCCGCCGCACATGGGAACCGCGCTTCGAAGCACTGGCGACCGAAGTGGCGCGCGGCAAGAAAGCGCGGCGGGAAAGAGGCTAG
- the folP gene encoding dihydropteroate synthase yields MFQPLTKPALGSASAEAQIYCRPACFVDRPHELDDGCLRIADTMVWFAAWQVSLRDDGVVKSAIVTVAEFDDWIAAMPDTLARAATTQRAATVRPRGALQLGERTIRLNEPQLMGILNVTPDSFSDGGKHVDTPAAIDAGFAMASAGAAIIDVGGESTRPGAPLVWEGDEIQRVEGVVAGLAKGGVAVSIDTRKAAVMEAALAAGAGIVNDISALRYDDRAMEVVVRARCPVVLMHAPAAKSDPHAGGGYDHVLFEVYDMLADRIAACVAAGIDPARIIVDPGLGFGKGIADNLALINGLALFHTLGCPILFGASRKRMIGALDNEAPADQRLGGTVALHYQAASQGAQMLRIHDVAENQQALRVWRGLRDAALTA; encoded by the coding sequence ATGTTCCAACCACTCACCAAACCCGCCCTCGGCAGCGCCTCGGCGGAGGCGCAAATCTATTGCCGCCCCGCCTGTTTCGTCGACCGGCCGCACGAACTGGACGACGGCTGTCTGCGGATTGCCGACACGATGGTCTGGTTTGCGGCTTGGCAGGTCAGCCTGCGCGACGATGGCGTGGTGAAATCGGCCATCGTGACCGTCGCCGAATTCGACGACTGGATCGCCGCGATGCCCGATACACTCGCGCGGGCGGCTACCACGCAGCGCGCCGCGACCGTGCGTCCGCGCGGCGCGCTCCAACTCGGCGAGCGAACGATCCGGCTGAACGAACCGCAGTTGATGGGCATATTGAATGTCACGCCCGACAGCTTTTCCGACGGCGGCAAGCATGTCGACACCCCCGCGGCGATCGATGCGGGTTTCGCGATGGCGTCGGCCGGCGCGGCGATCATCGACGTCGGCGGCGAATCGACCCGGCCCGGCGCGCCGCTCGTCTGGGAAGGCGACGAGATTCAGCGGGTCGAGGGCGTCGTCGCGGGGCTGGCGAAAGGCGGCGTCGCGGTATCGATCGACACGCGCAAGGCCGCGGTGATGGAGGCCGCGCTCGCGGCGGGGGCGGGAATCGTCAACGATATTTCGGCGCTGCGTTACGACGATCGCGCGATGGAGGTCGTCGTCCGCGCCCGCTGCCCGGTCGTGCTGATGCACGCCCCGGCCGCCAAGAGCGATCCGCATGCGGGCGGTGGTTATGACCATGTGCTGTTCGAGGTGTACGACATGCTCGCCGATCGCATTGCGGCGTGCGTCGCGGCGGGGATCGATCCGGCGAGGATCATCGTCGATCCGGGGCTGGGTTTCGGCAAGGGGATTGCCGACAATCTGGCGCTCATCAACGGCCTCGCGCTGTTCCATACATTGGGTTGCCCGATCCTGTTCGGGGCCAGCCGCAAGCGGATGATCGGCGCGCTCGACAATGAAGCGCCCGCCGACCAGCGGCTCGGCGGGACGGTGGCGCTGCATTATCAGGCGGCATCGCAGGGCGCGCAGATGCTCCGTATTCACGATGTTGCCGAAAACCAGCAGGCGCTGCGCGTCTGGCGCGGGCTGCGCGATGCGGCGCTGACCGCCTAG
- a CDS encoding site-specific DNA-methyltransferase — protein sequence MGVMERVKAPAAKRRAVNATPVDLPLDSILQGDCVEMMRSLPAASVDMIFADPPYNLQLGGDLLRPDGSQVDAVDDDWDKFDSLATYDRFTHSWLKEAKRILKPGGSIWVIGSYHNIFRVGTALQDQGYWILNDIVWRKANPMPNFKGTRFTNAHETLIWASMGEKARYTFNYRAMKTLNDELQMRSDWLIPICGGPERLKKGGHKVHPTQKPEALLYRILLACSNPGDVVLDPFFGTGTTGAVAKRLGRHFIGIEREDDYIEAALERIEMALPLDESAVKTMMAPKAATRVAFGTLVECGMIAPGTVLTDTKRRWKAKVRVDGSLECEGQPAGSIHKVGAGLQGAPSCNGWTFWHVDTGKELRVIDAVRQDWLLANEA from the coding sequence ATGGGTGTGATGGAACGGGTCAAGGCCCCGGCGGCGAAGCGGCGTGCGGTCAATGCGACCCCGGTCGATCTGCCGCTCGACAGCATCCTGCAGGGCGATTGCGTCGAAATGATGCGCAGCCTGCCTGCCGCGTCGGTCGACATGATCTTCGCCGACCCGCCGTACAACCTCCAGCTCGGTGGCGATCTGCTGCGTCCCGACGGCAGCCAGGTCGACGCGGTCGACGACGACTGGGACAAGTTCGACAGCCTCGCGACCTACGACCGTTTTACCCATTCGTGGCTCAAGGAAGCGAAGCGCATCCTGAAACCCGGCGGCAGCATCTGGGTGATCGGCAGCTATCACAACATTTTCCGCGTCGGCACCGCGCTGCAGGACCAGGGCTACTGGATTCTCAACGACATCGTGTGGCGCAAGGCGAACCCGATGCCCAATTTCAAGGGCACCCGCTTCACCAACGCGCATGAGACGCTGATCTGGGCGTCGATGGGCGAAAAGGCGCGCTACACCTTCAACTATCGCGCGATGAAGACGCTGAACGACGAACTCCAGATGCGCAGCGACTGGCTGATCCCGATCTGCGGCGGGCCCGAACGGCTCAAGAAGGGCGGCCACAAGGTCCATCCGACGCAAAAGCCCGAAGCCTTGCTCTATCGCATCCTGCTCGCCTGCTCTAACCCCGGCGACGTGGTGCTCGATCCCTTTTTCGGTACCGGCACGACGGGCGCGGTCGCGAAGCGCCTTGGCCGCCATTTCATCGGCATCGAGCGCGAGGACGATTATATCGAGGCCGCGCTGGAGCGGATCGAGATGGCGCTGCCGCTCGACGAAAGCGCGGTGAAGACGATGATGGCACCCAAGGCCGCGACCCGCGTTGCCTTCGGCACGCTCGTCGAATGCGGTATGATCGCGCCGGGGACGGTGCTGACCGACACCAAGCGCCGCTGGAAGGCGAAGGTGCGCGTCGACGGCAGCCTCGAATGCGAGGGCCAGCCCGCCGGGTCGATTCACAAGGTCGGCGCCGGACTGCAAGGCGCACCGAGCTGCAACGGCTGGACCTTCTGGCACGTCGATACCGGCAAGGAATTGCGCGTGATCGACGCGGTGCGGCAGGACTGGCTGCTCGCCAACGAGGCGTAG
- a CDS encoding oxidoreductase codes for MRSGFTADDVGTQTGRSFLVTGANAGIGFETVRVLTARGAHVILACRDADRAEAAMNRIRADVPAAELSFQPLDLADLDQVRDAAKAVLAGPRIDVLVNNAGIMIPPKTLTRQGFESQFGVNHLGTFAFTGLVHPHIDDRIVITSSIAHKGGEIDFSDLSASRSYHNWQRYQTSKLANLLHMFELDRRLSAAGRATQAIGCHPGVALTELTRHLPLPLRSMTPLAAPFFNSAAQGAWPTLQAATGVNVQGGDYLGPQGLGEISGRSGPARATRTARDPKLARELWVRSVELTGVDPGI; via the coding sequence ATGCGCAGCGGGTTCACGGCCGATGATGTCGGCACGCAGACGGGGCGCTCCTTCCTGGTTACCGGTGCCAACGCCGGGATCGGTTTCGAGACCGTGCGCGTGCTGACGGCGCGCGGCGCACACGTCATCCTCGCGTGCCGCGATGCCGATCGGGCCGAGGCGGCGATGAACCGCATCCGGGCCGACGTTCCGGCGGCCGAACTGTCGTTCCAGCCGCTCGACCTTGCCGACCTCGATCAAGTGCGCGACGCGGCAAAGGCGGTGCTCGCCGGGCCACGGATCGACGTGCTGGTGAACAATGCCGGGATCATGATCCCGCCGAAAACGCTCACCAGGCAAGGGTTTGAATCGCAGTTCGGGGTCAATCACCTCGGCACCTTCGCCTTCACCGGGCTGGTGCACCCCCATATCGACGACCGCATCGTCATCACCTCGAGCATCGCGCACAAGGGCGGCGAGATCGATTTCAGCGACCTGTCGGCCAGCCGCAGCTATCATAACTGGCAGCGCTATCAGACGAGCAAGCTCGCCAACCTGCTCCATATGTTCGAACTCGACCGGCGGCTGAGCGCCGCCGGGCGCGCGACGCAGGCGATCGGCTGTCATCCCGGCGTCGCGCTCACCGAACTGACGCGCCACCTGCCGCTCCCGCTGCGCAGCATGACGCCGCTCGCCGCGCCTTTCTTCAACAGCGCTGCGCAGGGCGCCTGGCCGACGTTGCAGGCGGCGACCGGAGTCAATGTGCAGGGCGGCGATTATCTGGGGCCGCAGGGGCTCGGCGAAATATCGGGCCGCTCGGGTCCGGCGCGTGCGACGCGCACCGCGCGTGATCCGAAGCTCGCGCGCGAACTGTGGGTGCGTTCGGTCGAACTGACCGGTGTCGACCCCGGGATATGA
- a CDS encoding ribonuclease HII — MAHLTVGVDEAGRGPLAGPVVAAAVLLCEGGIAGLDDSKKLSAKRRGELEIEIKARCRWGVGEASVEEIDRINILQATFLAMTRAVEALGFEPAAVLVDGNRLPRWRYTATAVIGGDAIHPCISAASIVAKEHRDRYMTRMAREFPAFGWERNMGYGTAHHLAALRQHGPTPLHRTSFAPVAQLHLV, encoded by the coding sequence GTGGCGCATCTGACCGTCGGGGTCGACGAGGCAGGCCGCGGGCCGCTCGCCGGGCCGGTCGTCGCGGCGGCGGTGCTGCTCTGCGAAGGCGGTATCGCCGGGCTCGACGATTCGAAGAAGCTCTCCGCCAAACGCCGCGGCGAGCTGGAGATCGAAATCAAGGCGCGCTGCCGCTGGGGCGTCGGCGAGGCCAGCGTCGAGGAAATCGACCGCATCAACATATTGCAGGCGACTTTCCTCGCGATGACGCGCGCGGTCGAGGCGCTGGGCTTCGAACCCGCCGCGGTGCTCGTCGACGGCAACCGGCTGCCGCGCTGGCGCTATACGGCGACCGCGGTGATCGGCGGCGACGCGATTCACCCGTGCATCTCGGCCGCCAGCATCGTCGCGAAGGAGCATCGCGACCGCTACATGACCCGGATGGCGCGCGAATTTCCCGCTTTTGGCTGGGAGAGAAACATGGGCTATGGTACCGCCCACCATCTCGCGGCGTTGCGTCAGCATGGCCCGACACCGCTCCATCGGACCAGTTTTGCGCCGGTCGCTCAACTGCATCTGGTCTGA